The Rhodoferax ferrireducens T118 DNA segment TGGTATGTCCGACCAGGAGTTGGAATTGCAGGTCGAGACCGAGGCCAACCAATACATCCCGTTCCCACTGGACGAAGTGAGCCTTGATTTTTGCATTGTTGGGCCCAGTGCCACTTCTGCCGGCGATGTGGAGGTTCTCATTGCCGCTTCACGCCGGGAAAAAGTGCAGGATATCCAGGGCCTGGCCGAAGCAGCTGGCTTAAAGCCGGTGATCGTGGACGTGGAATCTTATGCTTCGCGCCTGGCGACCAGTCGGCTGATAGAAAACCTTCCCCATAAAGGCGTTGGCAGCATCGTGGCCCTGTTTGAAGTGGGGGCGCAAACCACCAGCATGCAAGTCATTCGCGATGATGAAGTCCTGTACGACCGGGATCAAGCGTTTGGTGGAGCCCAACTCACCCAATTGATCGTGCGGCAGTATGGTTTTTCGTTGGAAGAAGCTGAGAGCAAAAAACGAAGCGGTGAACTGCCCGACGACTACGAAGCCAGCGTGTTGCGTCCATTTGTTGAAAGCATGGTACAAGAAATCGGTCGTGCACTGCAATTTTTCTTTACCAGCACGCCGCACAACAAGGTTGATTACGTGATGCTGGCGGGCGGTTCGGCGGCGTTGCCGGGCTTGACGGCGGCGGTCACGCAGCACACCACATTCGCCTGCATGTTGGTCAATCCGTTTGACGGCATGGAAATTGGTGAAGGGGTTCGTTTGAAAAAAATGACGCGAGAAGCCCCGTCTTATCTCACGTCATGCGGACTGGCCCTGCGGAGGTTCATGCAGTGATATTGATCAATCTACTGCCGCATCGCGAAGCTGCGCGCAAACTTCGCAAAGACGTTTTCAATGTTAGTTTGGGGTTGGCCGCCCTTGCGGGCGGCTTACTGGCTGGCATTATTTTTCTTGCCTTCCAGTCCCTGATTTCCGATCAGCAAGGCCGAAATCAGCTGTTGCAGACCGAGATCAAACGTTTTGACGCCCAAATCAAGGAGATCGCCGGTCTCGAATCCGAGATTACCGCCTTGCGGGCGCGCCAGCAGGCTGTTGAAGACTTGCAGGCCGACCGAAATTTGCCGGTCCATCTGCTGACCGAACTGGTCAAGCAGCTGCCCGATGGGGTCTACATCGTGAGCATGCGCCAGGACAACCAGACGGTAACGCTGCAAGGTGTTGCGCAGTCCAATGAGCGCGTGTCCGAGCTGTTGCGTAATCTCGGCAACAACACACCCTGGTTTTCCAAGCCGGAGTTGGTTGAAATCGTGGCAGGCACTGTCACACTCGCGCCCCGGGAGCAGCGACGCGTTGCCAATTTCACCATCCGCGTTCGTTTGATGCGCGCCAGCGAAGCTGAGAAGTCACGCGTTGCGGCAGCTACTGCAAACCCGGTGCCCGTTGCCGCAACTCCTGTCAAGAAATAGGCACAAGGCATCATGGCAAGCAAACCCGCATTGAATTTCGATTTTCCGGCCCTGCAGGAAAAGCTATTTCGTCAATTTCGCAACCTCGATCCCAAAGACCCATCCAACTGGCCCGCGCTTCCGCGCTATCTGATGTTTGCCGCCATTGCCGCCCTGGTCGTGGTGATACTTTGGTTTCTGTGGCTCAACACCTCTGAAGAAGAATTAGCTACCGAGCAGGCCACTGAAGTCAAGCTGCGCGAAGAGTACAAGGTCAAGCTGGGTAAGGCGGTCAACCTCGAGGCGCTGAAAAAGCAACGCGAGCAGGTTCTGCAGTATGTAACTCAGCTGGAGAAGCAACTCCCCAGCAAAGCCGAGATGGACGCTTTGCTGTCCGACATCAATCAGGCCGGCTTGGGGCGCAGCCTCCAGTTCGATCTATTTCGCCCCGGGCAAGTGACTGTCAAGGATTACTATGCCGAGTTACCCATTGCCGTGCGTGTCACCGGTCGCTATCACGACATCGGCGCTTTTGCGTCAGACATTGCCAACCTTTCCCGCATCGTGACACTCAACAATTTAACGATCTTGCCGGGCAAAGAAGGAACTTTGGCGATGGACGCCACGGCCAAGACTTTCCGTTATCTGGATGCCGATGAAGTGGCGGCGCAGCGCAAGGCAGCTCCGAAAGGAGCCAAGAAATGATGCATGTGCATAAACTGGTCCTCACGAGCGTGCTGCTGACGCTGGCTGCTTGCGGTCCCACTGGCGAGGATGAATTGCGTCAATGGATGACTGATCAAAAAAGCCAGACCCACCCCAAAGTCGCCCCCATCTCCGAGCCCAAGCAATTCAAGCCGGAAAGCTACACCCAGGTCACGGCGACTGAACCTTTCAGCAACCAGAAGCTGACCCAGGCCCTCAAGCGCGAGTCCACACAATCGGTCAGCAGCGGCGCCTTGATCGCCCCCGAATTGGCGCGCCGCCACGAAGCCCTGGAAGCCTTTCCCCTGGATGCCATGGCCTTGGTGGGCAGCTTGACCAAAGCGGGCCAGCCGGTCGCACTGGTCAGGGTCGACAATTTGCTGTACCAGGTAAAACCGGGCAATCATCTCGGACAAAACTATGGACGCGTAACCAAAATCACCGAGACCGAAGTCACGCTACGTGAAATTGTGCAAGACGCAGTGGGCGAATGGATTGAACGCCCCGCTACTTTGCAGCTGCAAGAGAAATCAAAATGAACAATCAAAACTACTGGATGGCAAAGCGCATGTGGCAACAGGTTTTACTGGCAGCTTGGCTCATGTTGCTGGCACTTGGCGCGCAGGCCCAGAGTGCGATTGAGTCGGTGTCGGGATCGATTCAAGGCGGTGTGGAGGTCGTCAGAATCGACCTGACGCAGCCATTGGCGGCTGTCCCAACCGGTTTTTCGATCCAGTCCCCCGCCAGAATTGCGCTTGATTTTCCGGGTGTTACCAGCGCAATGGGACGCTCCACCGTCGAGATCAATCAAGGCAATTTGAGGTCGGTCAGTGTGGTGCAGGCGGGGGATCGAACCCGCGTGGTGCTGAATCTGAAACAAGCCACCGCCTACAAGGCCCAGTTGCAGGGCAAATCGTTGCTGGTGGTGCTGGATGCCGTGGCGCTCGCGGCACCGGCAGCGTCTGCCACCCCGGTTTTTGCAGAAAACCGCAGCCGCGACACCCTGCCGCTGAAAGACCTGGATTTCCGTCGCGGTGAAGAAGGCTCGGGCCGCGTTGTGGTGTCGCTGCCCAACAGCCAGGTCGGCGTCGACATTCGCCAGCAAGGGGCAACGCTGGTGGTCGAGTTCATGAAATCCACCTTGCCCGAGGGCATGCGACGGCGTCTGGATGTGACTGATTTTGGTACCCCGATACAAACTGTGACAACATTCGCAGTCGGTGACCGCGTGCGCATGGTGATTGAGCCCAAAGGACAATGGGTGCACAGTGCCTACCAAACTGACGACCAGTTTGTGGTCGAAGTCAAGCCAGTGAAAGCGGATACCTCCAAATTGACGCAGGGACCCGGCTACAGCGGACAAAAGCTGTCCCTCAATTTCCAGAACATTGAAGTGCGCTCGCTGTTGCAGGTGATTGCCGACTTCACCAACTTCAATATCATTACCTCGGACTCGGTCAACGGTTCCGTCACCCTGCGTCTACAAGACGTACCCTGGGATCAGGCGCTCGATATCATCCTGCAAGCCAAGGGTCTGGGCATGCGCAAAACCGGCAACGTGCTCTGGATTGCACCCAAAGATGAAATCAACGCCAAGGAAAAGCTGGAGCTTGAATCGGTCGCCTCGCTGCAAAGTCTGGAGCCCTTGCGTACACAGTCTTTCCAGCTGAATTACACCAAGGCGGCAGACGTTGCCGCCCAGCTGACCGCCACCGGCGGTGGCACCGGCGCCAACAGCTCGCGCATGTTGAGCCCACGCGGCAGCACCATTTCGGAGGCCCGCACGAACCAGTTGTTTGTGACCGACATCCCCAGCAAACTCGAACAAGTGCAGCAGCTGATCGCCAAACTCGACATTCCGGTTCGCCAGGTGCTGATTGAAGCGCGCATTGTGGAGGCGTCGGACACCTTTGGCAAATCGCTCGGTGTCAAGTTGGGTGGTAATGATTTGCGGGCACAAAGAGGCGGCGATGGCGGCTATCAACTCTCTGGCGACAATCGTGTCGCCTTTGGCACCAGCTATGGCAATGCGGTGGCCAGCAGCGGCGCGGGCGGCGTCGTTGACCTGACCAGTAATTTTGTCAATCTGCCTGCCGTCGGTCAGGGTGGCTATAACCCGGCGACTTTTGCACTGTCAATCTTCAGTTCGGCAGCCAACCGTTTTCTCAATCTGGAACTATCGGCACTGGAAGCCGATGGCAAAGGCAAGGTGGTCTCAAGCCCGCGCGTGGTCACCGCGGATCAGATCAAGGCGCTGATTGAACAAGGCACGGAGCTGCCCTATCAGGTAGCCTCTTCCAGTGGCGCAACCGCCATTGCCTTTCGTAAAGCCAATTTGAAACTGGAAGTCACGCCGCAAATCACCCCCGAAGGCAACATCATCCTGGATCTGGATGTGAACAAAGACACCGTTGGCCAGTCCACCGCAGCTGGCTTCGCCATCAATACCAAACACATCAAGACCCAGGTGCTGGTTGAAAACGGCGGCACCGTGGTGATTGGCGGTATTTTCGAATTGACGGAAAGTGACAATGAAACCAAGGTGCCGTTCTTGGGCGATTTGCCCGGCGTTGGCAACCTGTTCAAGACCCGCGGCAGGGTATCGAACAAGCAGGAAATGCTGGTCTTCATCACGCCCAAGGTGGTGGCGGACCGGGCAGCGCGCTGAGTTTTCTCCATAAATAATGAATTGCAGGAAGATGGATATGAAGTTATTGAAATTTGTTGTCGGGTTGACGGTTGCGATGGCACTGACGGCGTGCGGTGGGGGCGGGGGCAATCCGGGAACGGTGAGCGGAGGGTCACTGCCGGTTGCTAGCGCACCCGCAGTAGGGGCGACAGCAGCAACTATTGAAGTGCTGACATCGGCCAATTCACTACTTTCGTCAGGTTCTGAAGCAGTCATTACCGCATTCGTAAAGAATGGTTCTAATGTAGGTCTGGCGAATCAGGCGGTCACGTTTTCAGCC contains these protein-coding regions:
- a CDS encoding PilN domain-containing protein, whose product is MILINLLPHREAARKLRKDVFNVSLGLAALAGGLLAGIIFLAFQSLISDQQGRNQLLQTEIKRFDAQIKEIAGLESEITALRARQQAVEDLQADRNLPVHLLTELVKQLPDGVYIVSMRQDNQTVTLQGVAQSNERVSELLRNLGNNTPWFSKPELVEIVAGTVTLAPREQRRVANFTIRVRLMRASEAEKSRVAAATANPVPVAATPVKK
- a CDS encoding type 4a pilus biogenesis protein PilO, which gives rise to MASKPALNFDFPALQEKLFRQFRNLDPKDPSNWPALPRYLMFAAIAALVVVILWFLWLNTSEEELATEQATEVKLREEYKVKLGKAVNLEALKKQREQVLQYVTQLEKQLPSKAEMDALLSDINQAGLGRSLQFDLFRPGQVTVKDYYAELPIAVRVTGRYHDIGAFASDIANLSRIVTLNNLTILPGKEGTLAMDATAKTFRYLDADEVAAQRKAAPKGAKK
- a CDS encoding pilus assembly protein PilP, with translation MMHVHKLVLTSVLLTLAACGPTGEDELRQWMTDQKSQTHPKVAPISEPKQFKPESYTQVTATEPFSNQKLTQALKRESTQSVSSGALIAPELARRHEALEAFPLDAMALVGSLTKAGQPVALVRVDNLLYQVKPGNHLGQNYGRVTKITETEVTLREIVQDAVGEWIERPATLQLQEKSK
- the pilQ gene encoding type IV pilus secretin PilQ, which gives rise to MNNQNYWMAKRMWQQVLLAAWLMLLALGAQAQSAIESVSGSIQGGVEVVRIDLTQPLAAVPTGFSIQSPARIALDFPGVTSAMGRSTVEINQGNLRSVSVVQAGDRTRVVLNLKQATAYKAQLQGKSLLVVLDAVALAAPAASATPVFAENRSRDTLPLKDLDFRRGEEGSGRVVVSLPNSQVGVDIRQQGATLVVEFMKSTLPEGMRRRLDVTDFGTPIQTVTTFAVGDRVRMVIEPKGQWVHSAYQTDDQFVVEVKPVKADTSKLTQGPGYSGQKLSLNFQNIEVRSLLQVIADFTNFNIITSDSVNGSVTLRLQDVPWDQALDIILQAKGLGMRKTGNVLWIAPKDEINAKEKLELESVASLQSLEPLRTQSFQLNYTKAADVAAQLTATGGGTGANSSRMLSPRGSTISEARTNQLFVTDIPSKLEQVQQLIAKLDIPVRQVLIEARIVEASDTFGKSLGVKLGGNDLRAQRGGDGGYQLSGDNRVAFGTSYGNAVASSGAGGVVDLTSNFVNLPAVGQGGYNPATFALSIFSSAANRFLNLELSALEADGKGKVVSSPRVVTADQIKALIEQGTELPYQVASSSGATAIAFRKANLKLEVTPQITPEGNIILDLDVNKDTVGQSTAAGFAINTKHIKTQVLVENGGTVVIGGIFELTESDNETKVPFLGDLPGVGNLFKTRGRVSNKQEMLVFITPKVVADRAAR
- a CDS encoding pilus assembly protein PilM, producing MISLGSLFSRQPAPMLGLDISSSSVKMVELGHDKAGNLVLERCAIVPLERGWITDGNIEKFDEVADAVRRLVKKSGTKTKNVAMALPPSAVITKKITLPGGMSDQELELQVETEANQYIPFPLDEVSLDFCIVGPSATSAGDVEVLIAASRREKVQDIQGLAEAAGLKPVIVDVESYASRLATSRLIENLPHKGVGSIVALFEVGAQTTSMQVIRDDEVLYDRDQAFGGAQLTQLIVRQYGFSLEEAESKKRSGELPDDYEASVLRPFVESMVQEIGRALQFFFTSTPHNKVDYVMLAGGSAALPGLTAAVTQHTTFACMLVNPFDGMEIGEGVRLKKMTREAPSYLTSCGLALRRFMQ